The following are from one region of the Falco cherrug isolate bFalChe1 chromosome 19, bFalChe1.pri, whole genome shotgun sequence genome:
- the LOC129734273 gene encoding keratin, type II cytoskeletal 4-like has protein sequence MSRQCYTSSSLLGRRGFSSASAVCGLGRGNSSSASVCQPVGRRCGIGGFSSRSVCDLGRGQRISFGGSCRSGVYGGASVGRCGVAYGGGRFGVGTVVGFGNCGSYGGLGSYRGLGDGVAIGGYGGGIGIGLGGGRSEGIRGVSIHPELLKPLCVGVDPEECQVRTHEKEQIKNLNNQFACFIDKVRLLEQQNKVLTTKWELLQQYVLPASRRNLEPVFENFICNLRKQLECVLGERERLENEERCLRDLVQEYKCKYEDEINKRTAAENEFVVLKKDVDCLYLTKEELEVRVGLLRQQLEFLKCIYAEERAQLDCQLCDTSVIVQMDNSRDLDMEGIIKSVECCYEEIAQKSKAEVEAFYQTRLEELHSSRGKFCDDLRNNQSEIAELNRMIQKLQCESDNVKKQIAALQTAICDAEQRGDCALKDARQKLIDLQTALQQAKDKMACLLRDYQELLNVKLALDIEIATYRTLLEGEESRICTGNPVSVAVVSGGGTVGECRSLSGIGGKCTVKTGGAGAGLGVVSSFGVGGAGFSTRSVDCLPRVGGGFGARSAVSCMGREVIPGAEGVQCATGVGNLGNLGNLGNVVCAGVEQCSPGAVIIPGAGVCGTGNRYSTAVRVVRTTR, from the exons ATGAGTCGACAGTGCTACacctccagctccctcctggGGAGACGGGGCTTCTCCTCCGCGTCCGCCGTCTGCGGCCTCGGCAGGGGCAACAGCAGCTCAGCCTCTGTCTGCCAGCCGGTGGGACGGAGATGTGGCATCGGTGGCTTCAGCAGCCGGAGCGTCTGTGACCTGGGGAGAGGGCAAAGGATTTCCTTCGGTGGCAGCTGCCGCAGCGGGGTCTACGGCGGTGCCAGCGTTGGACGTTGCGGTGTGGCTTACGGCGGAGGCCGCTTTGGCGTGGGCACGGTTGTGGGGTTTGGTAACTGCGGAAGCTACGGGGGCTTGGGCAGCTACAGAGGTCTCGGGGACGGCGTGGCTATCGGAGGCTACGGGGGCGGCATTGGCATCGGCCTCGGCGGAGGTAGATCGGAAGGGATTCGGGGCGTCAGCATCCACCCGGAGCTCCTCAAGCCCCTCTGTGTGGGGGTTGACCCCGAGGAGTGCCAAGTGCGGACCCACGAGAAGGAACAGATCAAGAACCTCAACAACCAGTTTGCCTGCTTCATCGACAAG GTCCGGCTGCTGGAACAGCAGAACAAGGTGCTGACCACCaagtgggagctgctgcagcagtatGTCCTGCCAGCTTCCAGGAGAAACCTGGAGCCCGTGTTCGAGAATTTCATCTGCAACCTGAGGAAGCAGCTGGAGTGTGTGCTGGGGGAGCGGGAGAGGCTGGAAAACGAGGAACGGTGCCTCAGAGACCTGGTTCAAGAGTACAAGTGCAA ATATGAAGATGAGATCAACAAGCGCACGGCTGCGGAGAATGAGTTTGTGGTCCTCAAGAAG GATGTGGACTGTCTCTACCTGAccaaggaggagctggaagtgAGGGTGGGTCTCCTGCGGCAGCAGCTGGAGTTCCTGAAGTGCATCTATGCTGAG GAGAGAGCTCAGCTGGACTGCCAGCTGTGTGACACCTCTGTCATCGTGCAAATGGACAACAGCCGGGACCTGGACATGGAGGGCATCATCAAAAGCGTTGAGTGCTGCTATGAGGAGATTGCCCAGAAGAGCAAGGCTGAAGTGGAGGCTTTCTACCAAACCAGA CTGGAGGagctccacagcagcagggGCAAGTTCTGCGATGACCTGAGAAACAACCAGAGTGAGATAGCTGAGCTGAACCGGATGATCCAGAAGCTGCAGTGCGAGTCGGATAACGTGAAGAAACAG ATCgcagctctgcagacagccATCTGCGACGCCGAGCAGCGGGGTGACTGCGCCCTCAAAGATGCCCGGCAGAAGCTGATTGATCTGCAGACTGCACTGCAGCAAGCCAAGGACAAGATGGCATGCTTGCTGAGAGACTACCAGGAGCTGCTGAACGTCAAGCTGGCCCTGGACATTGAGATTGCCACTTACAGGACGCtgctggaaggagaagagagCAG GATATGTACTGGCAACCCTGTGAGCGTTG CTGTGGTCAGCGGTGGTGGCACCGTCGGGGAGTGCCGATCTCTATCAGGAATCGGAGGCAAATGCACCGTCAAGACAGGAGGGGCTGGTGCGGGGTTAGGGGTGGTCTCCTCCTTCGGCGTCGGTGGTGCCGGCTTTAGCACCCGGAGCGTGGATTGCctccccagggtggggggcGGCTTTGGGGCGAGGAGCGCGGTCAGCTGCATGGGGCGAGAAGTCATCCCGGGTGCGGAGGGGGTGCAGTGCGCCACAGGTGTGGGCAACCTGGGCAACCTGGGCAACCTGGGCAATGTCGTGTGCGCCGGCGTGGAGCAGTGCAGCCCGGGAGCCGTCATCATTCCCGGGGCAGGGGTCTGCGGCACTGGGAACAGGTACAGCACGGCTGTGCGCGTGGTCAGAACAACCCGGTag